One genomic segment of Alicycliphilus denitrificans K601 includes these proteins:
- the rpsI gene encoding 30S ribosomal protein S9, which translates to MIGEWNNGTGRRKSSVARVFLKKGSGKITVNGKDIQQYFGRETSIMITKQPLVLTGNVEAFDIQINVHGGGESGQAGAARHGITRALIDYDAALKPQLSAAGFVTRDAREVERKKVGLHSARRAKQFSKR; encoded by the coding sequence ATGATTGGTGAATGGAACAATGGCACCGGCCGTCGCAAGTCCAGCGTCGCCCGTGTGTTTCTGAAGAAGGGCTCCGGCAAGATCACGGTGAATGGCAAGGACATTCAGCAGTACTTCGGCCGCGAGACCTCGATCATGATTACCAAGCAGCCGCTGGTGCTGACCGGTAACGTCGAAGCCTTCGACATCCAGATCAACGTGCACGGCGGCGGCGAATCCGGCCAGGCCGGCGCTGCCCGCCACGGCATCACGCGCGCCCTGATCGACTATGACGCAGCGCTCAAGCCCCAGCTCAGCGCCGCCGGCTTCGTGACCCGCGACGCCCGCGAGGTCGAGCGCAAGAAGGTCGGCCTGCACTCCGCACGCCGCGCCAAGCAGTTCTCCAAGCGCTGA
- the erpA gene encoding iron-sulfur cluster insertion protein ErpA, whose protein sequence is MSAVATPADTEMPAPILFTDSAAAKVAELIAEEGNPDLKLRVFVQGGGCSGFQYGFTFDEITNEDDTTMTKNGVSLLIDAMSYQYLVGAEIDYKEDLQGAQFVIKNPNAETTCGCGSSFSVQDQ, encoded by the coding sequence ATGAGCGCCGTTGCCACCCCCGCCGATACCGAAATGCCCGCACCCATCCTCTTCACTGACAGCGCGGCGGCCAAGGTAGCCGAGCTGATCGCCGAGGAGGGCAACCCCGACCTCAAGCTGCGCGTGTTCGTGCAGGGGGGCGGCTGCTCGGGCTTCCAGTACGGCTTCACATTCGACGAAATCACCAACGAGGACGACACCACCATGACGAAGAATGGCGTGTCGCTGCTCATCGACGCCATGAGCTACCAGTACCTCGTGGGCGCCGAGATCGACTACAAGGAAGACCTGCAGGGCGCGCAGTTCGTCATCAAGAACCCCAATGCCGAGACCACCTGCGGCTGCGGTTCGAGCTTCTCGGTCCAGGATCAGTGA
- a CDS encoding anhydro-N-acetylmuramic acid kinase translates to MDSRARWYFGLMSGTSLDGIDGVLAEFSEGKCRVALHGSAPLAPDLRAELLALNTSGNDELHRAALAANALARGYAGLVHGLLAQAGLPPEAVHAIGAHGQTVRHRPQAFGGTGYTLQLNNPALLAECTGITVVADFRSRDVAAGGQGAPLVPAFHQGVFGQAGRTVAVLNLGGISNLSILRAGGGVLGFDCGPANALMDHWCERHTGRPYDAAGAWARSGRPIGALLHAMLAEPFLAAPPPKSTGRDLFNPRWLARQLDGTGSGDASPQDVQATLAEFTARSCAQELRRHAPECGLLIVCGGGALNQYLMERLQALLPGVGVEDSGCHGLPPLQVEAAAFAWLARQCMAGEAANLPSVTGARGARILGAIYPA, encoded by the coding sequence GTGGACAGCCGGGCGCGGTGGTACTTCGGGCTGATGTCGGGCACCTCGCTCGACGGCATCGATGGGGTTCTGGCCGAGTTTTCAGAGGGAAAATGCCGGGTAGCGCTTCATGGGTCTGCCCCATTAGCTCCTGATTTAAGAGCAGAACTCCTCGCCCTCAATACCAGCGGCAACGACGAGCTGCACCGCGCCGCGCTGGCCGCGAATGCCCTGGCGCGCGGCTATGCCGGGCTCGTGCACGGCCTGCTCGCGCAGGCCGGGCTGCCCCCCGAGGCGGTGCACGCCATAGGCGCCCACGGCCAGACGGTGCGCCACCGGCCCCAGGCCTTCGGCGGCACGGGCTACACGCTGCAGCTCAACAACCCGGCCCTGCTGGCCGAATGCACGGGCATCACCGTGGTGGCGGACTTCCGCAGCCGCGACGTCGCCGCCGGCGGCCAGGGGGCGCCGCTGGTGCCCGCCTTCCACCAGGGCGTGTTCGGCCAAGCGGGGCGCACGGTGGCCGTGTTGAACCTGGGCGGCATCTCCAACCTGAGCATCCTGCGCGCCGGCGGCGGCGTGCTCGGCTTCGACTGCGGCCCCGCCAACGCCCTCATGGACCACTGGTGCGAGCGCCACACGGGCCGGCCCTACGACGCGGCGGGCGCCTGGGCCCGCAGCGGCCGGCCCATTGGCGCCCTGCTCCACGCCATGCTGGCCGAGCCCTTCCTGGCCGCCCCCCCACCCAAGAGCACGGGACGCGACCTGTTCAACCCCCGCTGGCTGGCGCGGCAGCTGGACGGCACGGGAAGCGGCGACGCCAGTCCGCAGGACGTGCAGGCCACGCTGGCCGAATTCACCGCCCGGAGCTGCGCCCAGGAGCTGCGGCGCCACGCGCCCGAGTGCGGGCTGCTCATCGTCTGCGGCGGCGGCGCGCTGAACCAGTACCTGATGGAGCGCCTGCAGGCGCTGCTGCCGGGTGTCGGCGTCGAGGACTCGGGGTGCCACGGCCTGCCGCCGCTGCAGGTGGAGGCTGCAGCCTTCGCCTGGCTGGCGCGCCAGTGCATGGCGGGAGAGGCGGCCAACCTGCCCAGCGTGACCGGTGCCCGCGGCGCGCGCATCCTCGGTGCCATCTACCCTGCCTGA
- a CDS encoding M23 family metallopeptidase gives MNNGLTTACLLLLDRLKQSVQKHPKRITAAVATLLLTGGGGAFAVASFAPDPADLPVTTVSLPVQSLAGDEQLSSLVDMPPFALYRSDTTRGSDTAESILQRLGVADPAAAAFLRGDGLVRQQLLGRSGRSISAETTDDHRLVRLTARWAPDEGSQFQRLVVERKGDGSFASRTETAPLTVGSRLAGGIIRSSLFAATDAASIPDAVAIQLAEVFSGDIDFRRALRKDDRFSVVYETLEADGEPLRSGRVLSAEFQNGGKTYSAIWFQPPGAGKGSYYTLDGQSMRRAYLTSPVEFSRVSSGFAMRLHPIHKTWRAHLGTDFAAPTGTAVRTVGDGVVDFAGVQNGYGNVIYVKHRNQHVTVYAHLSRIDVKKGQAVDQGQKIGAVGATGWATGPHLHFEFRVNGEHRDPMTIARESESAQPVPVAARPAFDRLAANMRVQLSSAEQIMQASAE, from the coding sequence TTGAACAACGGCCTGACCACCGCCTGCCTGTTATTGCTCGACCGGCTCAAGCAATCCGTTCAAAAACATCCGAAACGCATCACCGCCGCCGTGGCGACCCTGCTGCTCACCGGCGGCGGCGGCGCCTTTGCCGTGGCCTCGTTCGCGCCGGACCCGGCCGACCTGCCCGTGACCACCGTGTCCCTGCCCGTGCAGTCGCTGGCCGGCGACGAGCAGCTGTCGTCGCTGGTGGACATGCCGCCCTTCGCGCTGTACCGCTCCGACACCACGCGCGGCTCCGACACGGCCGAAAGCATCCTGCAGCGCCTGGGCGTCGCCGATCCGGCGGCCGCAGCGTTCCTGCGCGGCGACGGCCTTGTGCGCCAGCAGCTGTTGGGCCGCTCGGGCCGGTCCATCTCGGCCGAGACCACCGACGACCACCGCCTCGTGCGCCTGACGGCGCGCTGGGCGCCGGACGAAGGCAGCCAGTTCCAGCGCCTCGTGGTCGAGCGCAAGGGCGACGGCAGCTTCGCCTCGCGCACCGAGACGGCGCCGCTCACCGTGGGCAGCCGGCTCGCCGGCGGCATCATCCGCAGCTCGCTCTTCGCCGCCACCGACGCGGCCAGCATCCCGGACGCCGTGGCCATCCAACTGGCCGAGGTGTTCTCGGGCGACATCGACTTCCGCCGCGCGCTGCGCAAGGACGACCGCTTCTCCGTGGTCTACGAGACCCTGGAGGCCGACGGCGAACCGCTGCGCAGCGGCCGCGTGCTGAGCGCCGAATTCCAGAATGGTGGCAAGACCTACAGCGCCATCTGGTTCCAGCCCCCCGGCGCGGGCAAGGGCTCGTACTACACGCTGGACGGGCAGAGCATGCGCCGCGCCTACCTGACCTCTCCGGTCGAGTTCTCACGCGTCTCCAGCGGCTTCGCCATGCGCCTGCACCCCATCCACAAGACCTGGCGCGCCCACCTGGGCACCGACTTCGCTGCCCCCACGGGCACGGCCGTGCGCACCGTGGGCGACGGGGTGGTGGACTTCGCCGGCGTGCAGAACGGCTATGGCAACGTGATCTACGTCAAGCACCGCAACCAGCATGTCACCGTCTACGCCCACCTGAGCCGCATCGACGTGAAGAAAGGCCAGGCCGTGGACCAGGGGCAGAAGATCGGCGCCGTGGGCGCGACGGGCTGGGCCACGGGCCCGCACCTGCATTTCGAATTCCGCGTCAACGGCGAGCACCGCGACCCCATGACCATCGCCCGCGAAAGCGAGTCCGCCCAGCCCGTGCCGGTAGCCGCGCGCCCCGCGTTCGACCGCCTGGCGGCGAACATGCGCGTGCAGCTGTCCTCGGCCGAGCAGATCATGCAGGCCAGCGCCGAATAA
- the tyrS gene encoding tyrosine--tRNA ligase: MNQSAVTTFPVTDEVGRALEVSLRGVDELLPRQEWVQKLARSQATGQPLRIKLGLDPTAPDIHLGHTVVLNKMRQLQDLGHQVIFLIGDFTTLIGDPSGRNSTRPPLTAEQIKVNAETYYTQAAKVLDPARTEIRYNSEWSDALGARGMIELSAKYTVARMMERNDFHQRFTDGSSISLHEFLYPLLQGYDSVALRSDLELGGTDQKFNLLMGRHLQQEYGQEPQCVLTMPLLVGLDGVDKMSKSKNNYIGITEDANTMFAKVLSISDALMWDWYTLLSFKSLAEIAALKKEVEAGRNPKDAKVMLAKEITARFHSAAAADAAEQDFNNRSKGGIPDEIPELSLSGAPLGIGALLKQAGLAPSTSEANRLIDGGGVRVDGGVVSDKGLRLGAGTYVVQVGKRKFARVALG, encoded by the coding sequence ATGAATCAATCTGCTGTTACAACATTCCCGGTCACCGATGAGGTAGGGCGGGCGCTCGAAGTGTCCCTGCGCGGCGTCGATGAGCTGCTGCCCAGGCAGGAGTGGGTGCAGAAGCTGGCGCGCTCGCAGGCCACGGGCCAGCCGCTGCGCATCAAGCTGGGGCTGGACCCGACGGCGCCCGACATCCACCTGGGCCACACGGTAGTGCTCAACAAGATGCGCCAGCTGCAGGACCTGGGGCACCAGGTGATCTTCCTGATCGGCGACTTCACCACGCTGATCGGCGACCCCTCGGGGCGCAACAGCACGCGCCCGCCGCTCACGGCCGAGCAGATCAAGGTCAACGCCGAGACCTACTACACCCAGGCCGCCAAGGTGCTCGACCCGGCGCGCACCGAGATCCGCTACAACAGCGAGTGGAGCGACGCCCTGGGCGCGCGCGGGATGATCGAACTGTCGGCCAAATACACGGTGGCGCGCATGATGGAGCGCAACGACTTCCACCAGCGCTTCACCGACGGCAGCTCGATCAGCCTGCACGAGTTCCTGTACCCGCTCCTGCAGGGCTACGACTCGGTGGCGCTCAGGTCCGACCTGGAGCTGGGCGGCACGGACCAGAAGTTCAACCTGCTCATGGGGCGCCATCTACAGCAGGAATACGGCCAGGAGCCGCAGTGCGTGCTCACCATGCCGCTGCTGGTGGGGCTCGACGGGGTGGACAAGATGTCCAAGTCGAAGAACAACTACATCGGCATCACCGAGGACGCCAACACCATGTTCGCCAAGGTGCTGAGCATCTCGGACGCGCTGATGTGGGACTGGTACACCCTGCTGTCGTTCAAGAGCCTGGCCGAGATCGCCGCGCTGAAGAAAGAGGTGGAGGCCGGGCGCAATCCCAAGGACGCCAAGGTCATGCTGGCCAAGGAGATCACGGCGCGCTTTCACAGCGCGGCCGCGGCCGATGCGGCGGAGCAGGACTTCAACAACCGCAGCAAGGGCGGCATTCCCGACGAGATTCCCGAGCTGAGCCTGTCCGGCGCGCCGCTGGGCATCGGCGCTCTGCTCAAGCAGGCCGGCCTCGCGCCCTCGACGAGCGAGGCCAACCGCCTGATCGACGGCGGCGGCGTGCGCGTGGACGGCGGCGTGGTGAGCGACAAGGGCCTCAGGCT